The DNA window AACCCACCCAAGGCAGCTTTTTGTTAGCCGTGATGGTGGGAAATACAGGTTACATCGGCTATCCCACCATTTTGTCCTTAATTGGCCCAGAGTATTTTAGTTGGGCGCTGCTGTACGATTTACTCGGTACCACCATTGGCGCGTATGGCTTAGGAGTTGCCCTGGCTGCCCGTTTAGGTGAAAACTTGGGTCGGCAGCAATATAGCGCCATTCGAGGCACGCTACAAGCTTTAATCCAAAATCCGGCCCTGTGGAGTATGGTCGTCGGTTTGGCTTTTCGTCCAGTAGCTTTACCCGCTTGGGCAGAATCTAGCTTAAATGCGATCGCCTGGGCTGTGATTAGTTTGGCGCTAGTCTTAATTGGGATGAAACTCAGCCAACTGCGATCGCTCGGAAACCTCAAGCAGACTCTAATCGCCCTAGGAATTAAAATGTTATTGGTTCCCTTAGTTGTGGGTGTTGGCTTAACGTTTTTTGGCATTAGCGGCCCGCCTCATCTGATTTTAGTGCTTCAGATGGCAATGCCTCCCGCCTTTGCTACCCTAGTGATTGCGGAAGCGTACAACCTCGACCGCGACTTAACGGTCACTTCTCTAGCCCTCGGTACGATTGGTTTGTTATTTACCTTGCCGATCTGGATTCTACTCTTTGGTTAGCTGGCATCGGCATTAGAACCCCGCTTTCTAGAGGGGTTCGCACGCAAACACAACAAATGAAAACAATTCTCCTCACAGGTGCATCCGGTGTGATTGGGCGTTCTCTGCAACAACACTTGGATGACTCCTACAAATTTCGCTGTATCGATCGGCAACCGTTACCCGATGTGGAAGACTCCCATGTAATCGATGTTACAGATTTTTCAGCCGTTTCTGCGGTGATGGCAGGCGTTGATGCAGTCATCCATTTAGCCGCTAATCCCCATGTCGATCAAGCCTGGAACGATGTTTATACGAGCGGTATTGGCGGAACCTATAACGTTTTTGAGGCAGCCCGCCAAGCCAATGTCCGCAAGATTATTTATGCCAGCACGAATCATGTGTCTGGATGGCGCGAAGTCCTAGGAGAAAGCCCGATTACTCCAGATTTACCTGTGCGCCCCGATTCTCTGTATGGCGTTGGTAAAGCGTTCGGCGAGGCTTTAGGGCAATTTTATTGCGATCGCTATGAAGTATCCGTAATTTGCCTTAGAATAGGTACATTCACTGAAACTCCTCAAGCTAGAAATTCAGAGGATCGCATTCTGCGGACGTGGTGCAGTCCCCGCGATTTGGCGCAATTGGTAGCGCGATCGCTCGAAGTCAAAAATTTAGGATTCCAAATCTTCTACGGAATTTCCGGGAATACCCGGAGATTTTGGGATATAGGTAATGCTCAGGAATTGCTTGGATATCGCCCTCAAGATAATGCGGAAGTATTACTTAAACCGGAGTAACTGGGTGCAAATCCCATTGCAAGAAACCGATTGTCTCAGCTTGTATTAAACCTAAAGTCAAACTGACATTGCATCTACAGGAGAAAGCGATCGAATGCTGCACGCTCAACGCACGCTCGTTTCCATTATTATTCCCTGTTTTAACGCAGCTCAATGGATAGAAGAAGCAATTGAAAGTTGCTTGAGCCAAACCTATCCTCACCGAGAAATTATTGTAATCGATGATGGTTCTACGGATAACAGCCTTGAGGTCATTCAGCGATATTACGGACAAATTACTTGGGAAACCGGAGAAAATCGAGGCGGAAATGCAGCGAGGAATCGCGGTTTAGAGCTAGCCAAAGGAGACTATATTCAATATCTAGATGCCGATGACTTCTTGCTTCCCGACAAAATTGCTCAACAGGTGCAACATTTAGAAGCAACCCGGACTGATATTGTCTATGGCGACATCCAATATCAGCATCATCTCCCCAACGGACATATTCGACGAGAACCTATGATCTTACCGGGTTTAGTTGGGCAACCTGACAACATTCTTAAAGCCTTAATCATGTACGGTTGCTTTCCCCCTAGCGCCTACCTCTTCCGCAAAAGCATTCTTGAAAATATCGGGGGCTGGGATGAAGAACTCAAAGCCGGACAAGACCGAGATTTACTCCTGCGTTTAGCCATTCAAGGAGCTAAATTTCGCTATCAAGCTGGCGATGTCGCCATTTACCGAAGATACGGCAATGTTACGGTTTCAACCGCCAATAAAACTTGTTTGGTGCTAAGTTTTTGTCGCGTCTTAGAAAAAGCGACCGCGCAACTGAGCGCCCAAAATCGCCTATCTTCAAAGTATCTTTATGCTTTAGCAAAAGGCTACAAAGTCATGGCAATGCAGTACCAAGCGGAAATCAGCCCTCCTCTGTATTTCTGGCTGTTAGAGAAATCTTTAATTCTCTTTACAAAATTTGCCATTAGAAAAGCTAAAATGAGAGAAAATTACGCGCCTTTCAACGCCCTATCTCTGCTCAACTCAATGGCTTAATCCGCAGTTTCACGGATTGACCGTCTTCAGATTGGAGTCTCCTACAAAATGCCGAAATCTCTGTTTAAGTTAGTGGCGATCGCGCTTTGCGTCTTTGGGCTAATTACCTGCACCCAAAACTTCTCTATCAACTCCGTTGGAGTTAACTCAGCATCGGCGCAAACCTCAGAATTTCAAATTTGGTGGTCTCAAGGATTTCTTCCCGAAGAAAACGAAATGATCTCCCAACTCGTTTCCCAATGGGAACAAGCCACCGGATTAAAAGCGCACTTAACCCTACTTCCCAGTAATATTCTGATTGAAGAAACTCAAAAAGCCCTAGACATTGGCAGACCTCCAGATATTGTCTTTAGCCCGGACGGAGATACTAACCTATTTCCTAAACTGGCTTGGAACAATCAACTCGCAGACGTAACCCCCATCTTAGCCCCGCTTAAATCCCAATTTGCCCCCATCTCCCTAGAAGCCGTTTCCTATCAAAATAAAACCACGCAGAAACGGAGTTATTACG is part of the Desertifilum tharense IPPAS B-1220 genome and encodes:
- a CDS encoding NAD(P)-dependent oxidoreductase, with the translated sequence MKTILLTGASGVIGRSLQQHLDDSYKFRCIDRQPLPDVEDSHVIDVTDFSAVSAVMAGVDAVIHLAANPHVDQAWNDVYTSGIGGTYNVFEAARQANVRKIIYASTNHVSGWREVLGESPITPDLPVRPDSLYGVGKAFGEALGQFYCDRYEVSVICLRIGTFTETPQARNSEDRILRTWCSPRDLAQLVARSLEVKNLGFQIFYGISGNTRRFWDIGNAQELLGYRPQDNAEVLLKPE
- a CDS encoding glycosyltransferase, with the protein product MLHAQRTLVSIIIPCFNAAQWIEEAIESCLSQTYPHREIIVIDDGSTDNSLEVIQRYYGQITWETGENRGGNAARNRGLELAKGDYIQYLDADDFLLPDKIAQQVQHLEATRTDIVYGDIQYQHHLPNGHIRREPMILPGLVGQPDNILKALIMYGCFPPSAYLFRKSILENIGGWDEELKAGQDRDLLLRLAIQGAKFRYQAGDVAIYRRYGNVTVSTANKTCLVLSFCRVLEKATAQLSAQNRLSSKYLYALAKGYKVMAMQYQAEISPPLYFWLLEKSLILFTKFAIRKAKMRENYAPFNALSLLNSMA
- a CDS encoding AEC family transporter, with translation MPDLVYSLFQLYVPLIGWTALGWLFGKKLPKVYSNRLGKFLFWIGVPISIVAFLRRTDLSGWIAIAPITAWIAILLGAGLAWMWIGFGLKGERTEPSDPYWREPTQGSFLLAVMVGNTGYIGYPTILSLIGPEYFSWALLYDLLGTTIGAYGLGVALAARLGENLGRQQYSAIRGTLQALIQNPALWSMVVGLAFRPVALPAWAESSLNAIAWAVISLALVLIGMKLSQLRSLGNLKQTLIALGIKMLLVPLVVGVGLTFFGISGPPHLILVLQMAMPPAFATLVIAEAYNLDRDLTVTSLALGTIGLLFTLPIWILLFG